The Candidatus Angelobacter sp. DNA window TCGGGCTGAAGGTATAAAAGCCGTCGAATTGTTTCTGTTCAAAATGTTTCGCGCTGTTCGCCTGTCGGCAAACCACCATCGCCTGCAGGTGATGCCCCTGATACAGAACGGTCCAGAGTGGCGTCAGTGCCCTGTGGCTCGTGGCCAGGAACTTCAAATGACCGTGGCGCGGGGGACGCCGTCCTTTGGCGATGACACGCGCCTCCTCCAGCGTCGCGGCAAGCTGCCAGTAGCGTTCACGATGCGGCTCGAAATGCCCGAACTCCTGCATCGTCGCCTGAAGAAAGCCGTTCGCCTCCTCGAGCGCCAGCTCTTCGATGGCGTGGCTCGCAGCGAGGACGGCGTCGGCATCGAACCGGTAGAAATGGTTCTCGACCATGCCGGAAGAAATCGCGCAGGAGCAGGGTTTGCCTTTCTCGTCGGTGTTCCAGACCGACGAGTCCATGGGCAGGTAGTCGCGGACGTGGCGCAGGAAATCTTCGTTGGACAACGGCTTCTTCTTCGGCACAGGCGAAACTTAGGTGCGGTGATTCAGGCTGACAAGCGGAATTCCGTTTTCAATCGCCCAGCAGTTTCTTCAACTGATCGCGCGCGGCCGATTCGCGGGACTTTTCCTCCGGCGGCGGAACAAACACCCGGCGGACAAACTCGAAGTATTCGCAGAAATTGCCCACGTTTTTTTCAAAGACGGGTTCGGCGCGGCGGTCCCGGCACTGGTGGGCTGCGCGGGCGTCGTAGCTCACGCAATTCAGGCACACCCGCAGGTCGGCCCTGCACCGCGGACAGCTTTCGCCGCGGCCCGGCTGCCCGGACAGCGTCCATTGTTCTCCGCACTTCCAGCAGTGCCGCGTCACGGCGGAAAGTTTAGCAAATCACGCGGAGCTGACAACCCCTGGCGGAGATATTTCCGCGCAAAAACAAAACAGGCGCGGAACGGGTCCGCGCCTGCGACCGAACACGGGCGGCGCTCCTACGCGCGCCTCAAAAATGCGCGGCGATATACCGCGAATCCAAGAAGGCCAAGGCCCGCCATCGCCGCGTACTCGCGCGGTTCGGGAACGGGCGTAACCGTGGAGGAAACGGTCAGATCATCGATACCCAGACCGTGGTCGTTGCCCGTGTCGTTAGCGTCGAACCAACGCAGAAACAGTTCGTCGCCGGGATTCAACACCACGCCCGTTAAGAGAACGTTGGAAAAAATCGTTCGATTCGCAGCAGCATTGCCGTCCAATACTGCGGTGGTTGACGTATGCACGGGACTTGCAAAGTCGAGCGCGTTAAAAACGGTCCACGCTCCGGCACCAGGCGGATTGCCAGCGTCAGCACTGGTGATCGCGGAGCTGCTCACCTGATAACTGAACTGCAACGACTGCGCGTTTGTGTTGGCGTTTCTCCACTGCTCGCCGGTGTAGCTGATGGTAAAATCTTGAAGTGAGTTTCCGGTGTCATTTTGCAGCCGCACGCCATAAGCGAGATTTCCAGGCGTTCCTGAGGCGAGCGATCCAAGTGCGCGGTCTATTGGGCTAGTGGTGCTCCCGTAGCTGAACAAAGAGCCGGTAGTAGAGGTTCCGGTGCTGGCGATGTAGTTGGTCACCGGCGGACTAATAGACCTGTCCGCGTACCAGCCCGATAGCGTCGAATTATCGGTCCACGAGTTGGCAGTTCCCGAAGTCGCGAGCGTGTCGAAGTTCTGGGAATACGTGCCTCCGCTCAAAAGAACCTGAGCCTGGGTGGCCGTTACAAGGCAGGCTGCTAAAGCCACTCCGCAAAAAGCTTGTTTCATAAATTCCTCTTGGTCGTCGGGACTCTCGTGTCTGGTTGAACTGGAACGGCGTGGAGAGTCGCGAGTCCGCGCCGGAAAAGCAAGGCCCATTTGTTCACACTTTGATTATTTCGTGCATAACTTTTGCGTGCGATCGACACCCGGGTAATTAGCATGATGCCGATGTCTGCCGGCTATCAACAACTCCTCGATGCTGCGGTTCAACACCTGGAGGAACTCAAGGCGAAGGGTGTCAAACTCGTTTCCCTGTCGCCTGAAGCGCGGGCCTGGCTCGACTCCGGGCAATCAAGCCAGGTGTTCGGTTCCAGCCGCCCTTCAGCGCCTCTTCAGCCGGGTTCGCGCAAGGCTTTGCCGCAGGGTTCGGACGCGGCGGGTCCCGTGCCGGCCTCGTCTGCTACGCCGGAT harbors:
- a CDS encoding DICT sensory domain-containing protein, which encodes MPKKKPLSNEDFLRHVRDYLPMDSSVWNTDEKGKPCSCAISSGMVENHFYRFDADAVLAASHAIEELALEEANGFLQATMQEFGHFEPHRERYWQLAATLEEARVIAKGRRPPRHGHLKFLATSHRALTPLWTVLYQGHHLQAMVVCRQANSAKHFEQKQFDGFYTFSPTLIVRVRRDVEDILAGRAARLREFERLEAIDRAAKRLGAEFAREHKNVEDALRKLQIAGER